Proteins from a genomic interval of Benincasa hispida cultivar B227 chromosome 7, ASM972705v1, whole genome shotgun sequence:
- the LOC120081014 gene encoding sister chromatid cohesion 1 protein 1 — protein MFYSHQLLARKAPLGQIWMAATMHAKINRRKLDKLNIIKICEEILNPSVPMALRLSGILMGGVVIVYERKVKILYEDVTRLLVEINEAWKLKEAPEPTVIPKGKSLAKKEAVTKKDPKDVGDHEVSHNTSPMRFQQTAFFTMIFLPLQRLDSVDEPYINEKTVEDDPSQNFHQTDAENITLVERFDMYQSNTNTVDRFERFDIEEDEDTQPNFASVDQTQIPDTVRPSSPPQEKYPEGPPDAEVQDQHLERNVIQPAHESKEFRQEEQVARKRKTKTAASLMDYEQTIIPGHIYQSWLKDVSDLISRRGRKRKQRTGAMCTMKIATLMDLPPVVLSERLFTDGSREVYYPAPLLELWMRSIRQPPYSPSERNSGLSPPEPSHSSLPETVNFSDHMDFPFEDHHSGVGSQSFGASMEKIMNRRVTDGIQAKIPLEELGLNIMDNVTGMTERNQVVTPGNSGNGVRSVSSSASVHGELSNNLETNSVRSNKKRHYSSSRRSSGGLEPVAEENPWHHHSDPNFKLASLSENNPDLLVETAPTQTQVTQPAIKHPPADKITDSIRMQMKAHFDTPGAASTESLNNLAAGMNRKAAAMLFYQTCVLASSDYLRVNQQVSFGDIFISKGTKM, from the exons ATGTTTTACTCACATCAGCTTCTAGCACGCAAGGCTCCTCTCGGTCAAATCTG GATGGCTGCAACAATGCACGCGAAGATTAATCGGAGAAAGCTCGATAAGCTGAATATAATCAAAATTTG TGAGGAGATTTTGAATCCTTCGGTTCCGATGGCTCTAAGACTCTCGGGGATTCTCATGG GTGGTGTTGTCATTGTCTATGAACGGAAAGTTAAAATTCTTTACG AGGATGTAACTCGCCTTCTGGTTGAGATAAACGAAGCATGGAAGTTGAAAGAAGCTCCGGAGCCCACCGTCATTCCGAAAGGAAAGTCTCTGGCCAA GAAGGAGGCTGTTACTAAGAAGGATCCGAAAGACGTGGGAGATCATGAAGTCTCCCACAACACCTCTCCAATGAGGTTTCAACAAACTGCATTTTTTACTATG ATCTTTCTGCCTCTGCAGCGGCTTGACAGTGTGGATGAACCATATATCAACGAAAAAACAGTGGAAGATGATCCGTCACAAAACTTCCATCAAA CTGATGCTGAAAATATAACCTTAGTCGAGCGTTTTGATATGTATCAATCAAATACAAATACAGTCGATCGATTTGAAAG ATTTGATATTGAAGAGGATGAAGATACACAACCAAATTTTGCATCTGTAGATCAAACACAAATTCCAGATACTGTTAGACCTTCCTCTCCTCCTCAAGAGAAGTATCCAGAAG GCCCTCCTGATGCTGAAGTCCAGGACCAACATCTTGAACGCAATGTTATTCAGCCAGCCCATGAATCCAAGGAGTTTAGACAG GAAGAGCAGGTGgcaagaaaaaggaaaacaaaaacagCAGCCTCTCTGATGGACTATGAACAGACCATCATTCCTGGACACATATACCAATCTTGGCTGAAAGATGTCTCGGATCTAATCTctagaagaggaagaaagagaAAG CAGCGGACAGGTGCAATGTGCACTATGAAGATAGCCACTCTCATGGATCTTCCTCCTGTGGTGTTAAGTGAACGCTTATTCACAGATGGAAGTAGAGAAGTCTACTATCCAGCTCCTCTGCTAGAGTTATGGATGAGAAGTATCCGTCAGCCCCCTTACTCACCTTCTG AGAGGAATTCTGGACTCTCACCTCCTGAGCCATCTCACTCTTCACTCCCAGAGACAGTAAACTTTTCAGATCATATGGATTTT CCTTTTGAAGATCATCACAGTGGAGTTGGTTCTCAGTCATTTGGAGCTTCCATGGAGAAGATAATGAACAGACGAGTCACTGATGGTATTCAAGCAAAGATCCCTCTGGAAGAACTCGGTCTCAACATCATGGACAACGTTACGGGGATGACTGAAAGAAATCAAGTGGTTACACCTGGAAATTCCG GAAATGGAGTGAGGTCAGTTTCAAGCTCAGCATCCGTACATGGTGAGCTATCAAATAATTTAGAGACCAATTCTGTAAG ATCTAACAAGAAAAGACATTATTCTTCATCGAGACGAAGTAGCGGAGGCCTTGAACCTGTAGCTGAGGAGAATCCATGGCATCATCACTCTGATCCAAATTTCAAGTTAGCGAGTTTGTCTGAAAATAATCCAG ATTTATTGGTAGAAACTGCACCAACACAAACTCAAGTTACTCAACCCGCCATCAAGCATCCTCCTGCTGACAAGATAACTGATTCCATTCGAAT GCAAATGAAGGCACATTTTGATACGCCAGGAGCTGCATCAACAGAATCTTTGAACAATTTGGCTGCTGGAATGAACCGCAAAGCAGCTGCTATGCTCTTCTATCAGACTTGCG TTTTAGCTTCAAGTGATTACTTAAGAGTCAACCAACAAGTTTCTTTTGGAGATATTTTCATCTCTAAAGGTACAAAAATGTGA
- the LOC120081015 gene encoding uncharacterized protein At5g39865-like — protein MWSQIQWLRSPTRLQSPAKPRHRHFSCSSFKDIQDLCREDSASYSGSDSPPNTPKKPSIFHRVRLSTSVLRSWSHRLSVSSASSRRLLLPDSDLCIILYHTSLRVVRRTFEDCRVVRSILRGFRVPIDERDLSMDSRFVDELQDAIGRNNLSLPRVFIGGRYIGGVEEIKVMNENGELKRLIERLPEAAAAATPWCCEVCGGIRFVVCEECDGSHKIYIEKTGFRGCNACNINGLIRCPSCSSTKLRITGS, from the coding sequence ATGTGGTCTCAAATTCAATGGCTGAGATCGCCGACCAGACTCCAATCTCCGGCGAAGCCACGTCATCGCCACTTCTCTTGTTCCTCCTTCAAAGACATTCAAGACCTCTGCCGTGAAGATTCCGCTTCCTATTCCGGATCCGACTCCCCTCCCAACACTCCCAAGAAACCTTCCATTTTCCACCGCGTCCGTCTCTCCACCTCCGTCCTCCGCTCCTGGTCTCACCGCCTCTCCGTCTCTTCCGCCTCCTCCCGCCGCCTCCTCCTCCCTGACTCGGACCTCTGCATCATCCTCTACCACACCTCTCTCCGCGTCGTCCGCCGCACCTTCGAAGACTGCCGAGTCGTCCGATCTATCCTCAGAGGCTTCCGCGTTCCAATCGACGAACGCGACCTCTCAATGGACTCCAGATTCGTAGACGAGTTACAGGATGCGATCGGACGGAATAATCTGAGTTTACCTAGAGTATTCATTGGCGGTCGGTACATCGGTGGAGTAGAGGAAATCAAAGTGATGAATGAAAACGGAGAGTTGAAGAGATTAATCGAAAGGCTTCCGGAGGCAGCGGCGGCGGCGACGCCGTGGTGTTGCGAGGTATGCGGCGGAATCCGATTCGTTGTTTGTGAAGAATGCGATGGAAGCCATAAGATCTACATCGAAAAAACTGGATTCAGAGGCTGCAATGCTTGTAACATCAATGGATTGATTCGATGCCCTTCATGCTCATCAACGAAGCTGCGAATCACAGGTTCTTAA